The DNA region TGCCTTGCAGCATATTAGCTTCACAAGCCATTTGCATTTTTGGTTCTTCAGGTACAATTATAGTGATAGTAGTCAGTGCTATCAGCTCCATCATAGTTGTGGCAATTGGAATAGCTGCTGGACTCCATTTCTGGAAGGtcagaagaataaaaaagaaacgaagaggtataaatattaaaaaaaacaaaaatggaaattgaaaatcatattataaTTTCGTAAGTGTCCACTCTTCCTCATTTTTTGCCTACTATTCAAACAGGATCAAGTGATAATGAATCAGTACAAATCCTTTTTGACAAAAGCTTGATTTTCAAGTACTCAACACTTGAGAAGGCCACAGGTTCCTTCGCAGAAGCCAATAAACTTGGACGAGGAGGATTTGGAACAGTCTATAAGGTAATTCTACCCTTCATTCATACAGAGAATTTCTGAGAACAAAACCCGAGAAAACAAGAAATTTCTTCTCAAAATGTCTAAAAAAGTATCTTGTTTGGaacaaaaaaaacacttaacacaCTGAATTCTAAGTTAACTTATATATCATTTATCTAATAGAAATCTCTCTAGGGAGTCCTGTCTGATGGTAGAGAGGTTGCTGTCAAGAGACTCTTCTTCAATAGTAAACATAGAGCAGCGGAATTCTATAATGAAATCAACATAATCAGCGGCCTGCAGCACAAAAATCTAGTTAGATTGCTGGGCTGCAGCTGTACAGGACCTGAAAGTCTAATCGTCTATGAGTTACTGCCCAACAAGAGTCTTGATCGTTTCATTTTTGGTAAACACTATAGTTTCAGACATTTAAACTGTTTCTTACCTAAATCCAGTTTTCTAACTCTTCAATGTACACCATCAGATCCCCTGTTAGGTAAAGCATTGAACTGGTGCAAAAGATACATTATAATGATTGGCACAGCTGAAGGTTTGGCGTACCTTCATGAAAATACAAACACAAGAATCATCCACAGAGACATAAAAGCAAGCAATATACTGTTGGattcaaaatttaaagcaaaaatTGCTGATTTTGGTTTAGCCAGGACTTTTCAGGAAGATAAAAGCCATATTAATACAGCTATAGCAGGCACACTGTAAAATTTAAAGCTTCAGACCAATATAGCTTTCTTTCATTTCCTTTCAAGGGAATTAAGCTTTAAAATGATATATAATGCATTGTTATCTATCAGGGGATACATGGCGCCAGAGTATTTAGTACATGGTCAGTTAACAGAGAAAGCCGATGTATACAGCTTTGGGGTGCTTTTGTTAGAGATGGTCACAGGAATACGAATCAACAAGCCAACATCTGACGACTACTCTGAAAGTTTAATAGCAAGCGTGAGTTCTTGTTTCTCTTTTTTGCTCCAAACTTCTAACCAAAGTCATTTTTTCTGACCTAAATATTAGAACAGGCATGGAAGCATTTCCAAAGGAGAAATGTTGAAGATATTCTAGATCCAAACTTAGCACCACCAGAAGATTATAGTGACAGTGATATCAAGAAAGAAGCCATGAGAATTGTGCATATAGGACTTCTGTGCACCCAAGAAGTACCTTCACTTCGGCCATCAATGCCAATGGTACTACAAATGCTGAAGAAAGAAGGGCAACTGCCTTCACCTTCTAGGCCACCTTTTATTGAGGAAAGGATTATGGACATCAATGATATATGTGAAAATCCAACTTACCCTATGAGAGGAGAACCTTATTCTATTTCTACTCTATCCTATAGCTCATTCTATGGAAGGTGATACTAGTGAAGCAAAAAAATGTAATGGTAGGTTACAAATGAGAAAAACAATTCTCGCCGTAGTGAAGCAAGGTAAATGAGCAAGAAGAGTAAAAGCataatatgattttattgaTAACCATACAAGTGACAATTGAACAACATGTCAGCTATAAGTTTGTTACTTGTAAACATCCAACAGCAATAAGAAGAAAAGGCAAGTGTAAATATATAAAATGGAAATATCGAAGGTATTTAGGCAACTTAGTTGTTGAGAACATCACCTCATCTAATACAGAACAAAGTCCAATTATTTTCAGAAACGTCAATCTCTCAATATTAGAAATATCTAGCTTCCAAAAGTCTGAACAAGACAAGCTAGTGAAGAGCAACAGGAAAGCAAGAATTAAATTACAATTCACAGTTATCATTTCTCAAGTTACAGACTCTATTCCATTTAACATCAAATCTACGAACAGTTACAGACTCACTTAGCAAGCAGCCACCAGGTCCCCATAAGTCCACCTGCAATCTCTTAATATTTGGCATCCGAAAGCCCAACAGAAAAAGCAAGCTGCTCCAATTCCTCTCCTGCACCAAGATGGTACATATTGAGTGCAGCTTTGTGACCAGATGTCTTCTTACAGACAAACAGTCATTCTTAATAACTGAAGACAAATGCAACTTTAAACAAATAGGAATTGAAGAGAATCGTAAATCTTACATAAGATGGCTCAGATTCACAGGAAAGACGGTAGGTGAACCTAATGCACCAACCTGTCAGAAACTCCTGGATTGAATTTTTCATATTTGTACTCGTCCGCCAGACCATAGCCAATAGCAACAGGAACAACCATATTGTCTATAATCAGTTCTCATACAAACAATTAGTAATAGTGGTAATTGTATAGAATTATTCGTATTAGCATCGTATTAGGTGAACTAGCCaagtattagtcgtattaatgtagtattaggcgtattagtataatattagtcataatagtgtattagtattattttagtTGTATTAGTTTATTATAAGTCATATTTGTATAGAATTAGTCGTATGAGTGTAATACTAGGCGTACTAGTAAGGTATTAGTCATATTAATATAGTATAAAGCGtgttagtataatattagtcgtattagtataatattagattattagtcgtatttgcATAGTAATATCCATATTAGTATAGTGTTAGCcgtattagtataattttagtCATATTTATAGAGCCACTAGGCGAATAGTGTAGTATTAGTCATATTGGTATAGTATTAGgcgtattagtataatattagtcgtATTTACATAATAATAGTTGTAATAGTATAGtgttagtcgtattagtattattatagtTGTATTAGTTTAACATTAGTCGTATTTGTAAAGAATTAGTCGTATTATATACACAGTTGGTGAACCTGATACGCTGACCAGTTGCATGCTGTCATTAAAATCAATGATAGAAGCCTTAAATTCACCATAAGCTacataaaatgtaataattACCTCCATTTGTAAGCAATTAACATCATCACAAAAAAATGTGGACTAATAACTCGGAAAATCTCGTTAGCTCTCTCTTTATCTAATATCGACCTAAATCGACTTACAATCAATAACCTTCTAATAAGTAATTTATTAAGATTCAAGGGAAAAGTTGGTGACGATCACTGCCTTTTTGTCAAGAACTTATTTGCCAATCAAACAGGAT from Amaranthus tricolor cultivar Red isolate AtriRed21 chromosome 3, ASM2621246v1, whole genome shotgun sequence includes:
- the LOC130807345 gene encoding cysteine-rich receptor-like protein kinase 2 isoform X1; this translates as MLAEDRNKSVQNLSNMKKISSLIPCPETVLPLVIAIICLKMSMGDPRLHTVKIICANQVQKNSPPYFRNFVTTMGNLNNEVRNSGFGESVSGSTPYTNYGLAQCYRDLSSLDCILCYAQARIALPQCFPSTGGRIYLDGCYARSENYNFYDEYLGPDDTTICSNKTTNEPTFPDAARRAVVRAVVNAPNNKGYASEQVLVKRAKNESAYVLANCWGSLNTSSCQLCLKNASSKILGCLPSSEGRALNTGCFIRYSNINFLNNKPKSGTSKGTIIVIVVSAISSIIVVAIGIAAGLHFWKVRRIKKKRRGSSDNESVQILFDKSLIFKYSTLEKATGSFAEANKLGRGGFGTVYKGVLSDGREVAVKRLFFNSKHRAAEFYNEINIISGLQHKNLVRLLGCSCTGPESLIVYELLPNKSLDRFIFDPLLGKALNWCKRYIIMIGTAEGLAYLHENTNTRIIHRDIKASNILLDSKFKAKIADFGLARTFQEDKSHINTAIAGTLGYMAPEYLVHGQLTEKADVYSFGVLLLEMVTGIRINKPTSDDYSESLIASAWKHFQRRNVEDILDPNLAPPEDYSDSDIKKEAMRIVHIGLLCTQEVPSLRPSMPMVLQMLKKEGQLPSPSRPPFIEERIMDINDICENPTYPMRGEPYSISTLSYSSFYGR
- the LOC130807345 gene encoding cysteine-rich receptor-like protein kinase 2 isoform X2 produces the protein MKKISSLIPCPETVLPLVIAIICLKMSMGDPRLHTVKIICANQVQKNSPPYFRNFVTTMGNLNNEVRNSGFGESVSGSTPYTNYGLAQCYRDLSSLDCILCYAQARIALPQCFPSTGGRIYLDGCYARSENYNFYDEYLGPDDTTICSNKTTNEPTFPDAARRAVVRAVVNAPNNKGYASEQVLVKRAKNESAYVLANCWGSLNTSSCQLCLKNASSKILGCLPSSEGRALNTGCFIRYSNINFLNNKPKSGTSKGTIIVIVVSAISSIIVVAIGIAAGLHFWKVRRIKKKRRGSSDNESVQILFDKSLIFKYSTLEKATGSFAEANKLGRGGFGTVYKGVLSDGREVAVKRLFFNSKHRAAEFYNEINIISGLQHKNLVRLLGCSCTGPESLIVYELLPNKSLDRFIFDPLLGKALNWCKRYIIMIGTAEGLAYLHENTNTRIIHRDIKASNILLDSKFKAKIADFGLARTFQEDKSHINTAIAGTLGYMAPEYLVHGQLTEKADVYSFGVLLLEMVTGIRINKPTSDDYSESLIASAWKHFQRRNVEDILDPNLAPPEDYSDSDIKKEAMRIVHIGLLCTQEVPSLRPSMPMVLQMLKKEGQLPSPSRPPFIEERIMDINDICENPTYPMRGEPYSISTLSYSSFYGR